One genomic segment of Pandoraea sputorum includes these proteins:
- a CDS encoding porin — MKVFVHSPLARAVALVIGCGAATLAHAQSNITLYGIVDGGVGYASNVASVTRAGAAGRPATMTGASNYAFQSGTWQGSRWGMQGTEDLGGGLKALFRLENGFNLGNGTASQGGAEFGRHAYVGLQDKAYGTVTLGRQYDPLIDLVGSVGGTALLSGVAAHPGDVDNLDHSSRVNNSVKYRSPTWGGFTFGAMYGFGGQPGTMGRQNTWGLAGQYANGPLTWGVGFSHANNDKASATDTTIGSWAGSSESAFASSINAGYASAKARDVIATSMTYQIGDATLGANYSHTEYSAGTYSRFTRTAKFDTVGVLGMYRFTTAFRLGGGYSFTKVNAPAANVSGAKYHQFNLAAFYNLSKRTELYALAGYQKASGSTLDAFGNVIDATASVGDAANGMSSATNSQTVVRLGVSHVF; from the coding sequence ATGAAGGTTTTCGTCCACTCGCCCCTCGCCCGTGCCGTCGCACTGGTCATCGGCTGCGGTGCCGCTACGCTCGCGCACGCCCAGTCCAACATTACGCTTTACGGCATTGTCGACGGCGGCGTCGGCTACGCCAGCAATGTCGCCAGCGTGACGCGCGCGGGTGCTGCAGGCCGCCCGGCCACCATGACCGGCGCGTCGAACTACGCGTTCCAGAGCGGAACGTGGCAAGGCAGCCGCTGGGGCATGCAGGGCACGGAAGATCTCGGTGGTGGCCTGAAGGCGTTGTTCCGTCTCGAGAACGGTTTCAACCTCGGCAATGGCACCGCCAGTCAGGGTGGCGCGGAGTTCGGCCGTCATGCGTATGTCGGCTTGCAGGACAAGGCGTACGGCACCGTTACGCTTGGCCGTCAGTACGATCCGCTGATCGATCTCGTCGGCTCCGTCGGCGGCACCGCACTACTCTCGGGCGTTGCCGCACACCCGGGCGACGTCGACAACCTCGACCACAGCTCGCGCGTGAACAACAGTGTCAAGTACCGCTCGCCGACGTGGGGCGGCTTCACATTCGGGGCGATGTACGGCTTCGGCGGGCAGCCCGGCACGATGGGGCGTCAGAACACCTGGGGCCTCGCCGGACAGTACGCGAACGGCCCGCTCACGTGGGGCGTCGGCTTCTCGCACGCCAACAACGACAAGGCGAGCGCCACGGACACGACCATCGGTAGCTGGGCCGGCTCGTCCGAGTCCGCTTTCGCGTCGTCGATCAATGCAGGCTACGCCAGCGCCAAGGCACGCGACGTGATCGCCACGTCGATGACCTACCAGATCGGCGACGCAACGCTGGGCGCGAATTACAGCCACACCGAATACTCGGCGGGCACGTACTCGCGCTTCACGCGCACGGCGAAGTTCGACACGGTCGGCGTGCTGGGGATGTATCGTTTCACGACCGCCTTCCGTCTGGGCGGCGGCTACAGCTTCACGAAGGTGAATGCCCCGGCGGCAAACGTTTCAGGCGCGAAGTACCACCAGTTCAATCTGGCGGCGTTCTATAACCTGTCGAAGCGCACGGAGTTGTATGCGCTCGCGGGCTACCAGAAGGCCTCGGGCAGCACGCTCGACGCCTTCGGCAACGTGATCGACGCGACGGCCTCGGTTGGCGACGCCGCGAACGGCATGTCGTCCGCTACCAACTCGCAGACGGTGGTGCGACTGGGCGTCAGCCACGTATTCTGA
- a CDS encoding AraC family transcriptional regulator, with amino-acid sequence MDRLSTLISNFGVRAGVFHSGGLCGLASYGVDAHDGGHLHLLRSGEVALVMEDGSRQQIAEPSLIFFPRRNHHQLLSGEADRTELVCGSLSFDGGHNNPLVAALPEFLVLPTKSLSTLELTLNWLFAEAFGQNCGRLAVMDRLFELLVIQLLRHVLEHRLVSFGMLAGLGDPRLARALNVIHNQPGEAWTVESLASTANMSRANFAAQFREVVGQSPADYLLDWRIGLAQKRLRDGQPIARVAEEVGYDSASALARAFRRKTGSSPRDWLRAQMHAVTTLPRPRVEIVPALPAQAA; translated from the coding sequence CCCTGATTTCGAATTTCGGCGTTCGCGCCGGTGTGTTTCATAGCGGCGGCCTCTGCGGCCTCGCCAGTTACGGTGTCGACGCCCACGACGGCGGCCACCTGCATTTGCTCCGTTCGGGTGAAGTCGCGCTCGTGATGGAGGACGGTTCGCGACAACAGATCGCCGAGCCGTCGCTGATTTTCTTCCCGCGCCGCAACCATCATCAATTGCTCTCGGGCGAGGCGGACCGCACGGAACTGGTGTGCGGGTCGTTATCGTTCGACGGTGGCCACAACAATCCGTTGGTCGCCGCATTGCCCGAGTTTCTCGTCTTACCGACGAAATCGCTCTCCACGCTCGAACTCACACTGAACTGGCTTTTCGCAGAAGCGTTCGGGCAGAACTGCGGACGTCTGGCCGTCATGGACCGCCTGTTCGAGTTGCTCGTGATTCAGTTGCTACGCCACGTGCTTGAGCATCGTCTGGTGAGCTTCGGCATGCTGGCCGGGCTGGGCGATCCGCGTCTCGCGCGCGCACTGAACGTCATTCACAATCAACCCGGCGAAGCGTGGACGGTCGAGTCGCTGGCGAGCACGGCCAACATGTCGCGCGCGAACTTCGCGGCGCAGTTTCGTGAAGTGGTTGGTCAGTCGCCTGCGGACTATCTGCTGGACTGGCGCATTGGTCTGGCGCAAAAGCGTCTGCGTGACGGTCAGCCGATCGCGCGCGTGGCGGAGGAGGTCGGGTACGACAGCGCGTCGGCGCTCGCGCGCGCCTTCCGTCGCAAGACAGGCAGCAGTCCGCGCGACTGGCTGCGTGCGCAGATGCACGCGGTCACGACGTTGCCGCGTCCGCGCGTAGAGATTGTCCCGGCGCTGCCTGCACAGGCGGCGTAG